The following are encoded in a window of Microbacterium sp. LWO13-1.2 genomic DNA:
- a CDS encoding DNA polymerase III subunit gamma and tau — MTTALYRRYRPESFGEMIGQSQVTEPLMTALRGDRVGHAYLFSGPRGCGKTTSARILARCLNCAEGPTDVPCGTCPSCVELSRAGGGSLDVVEIDAASHNGVDDARDLRERATFAPSRDRYKIFILDEAHMVTPQGFNALLKLVEEPPEHVKFIFATTEPEKVLGTIRSRTHHYPFRLVPPAAMLEYVAKLCGEEGVIVEQGVLPLVVRAGGGSPRDTLSLLDQLIAGSDAPAGSATVTVGYERAVALLGYTHAALLDEIVDALAAADAAAAFPAIDRVVQTGQDPRRFVDDLLERLRDLIVIAAVGPGASAVLRGITEDVLERMRAQASAFGAARLSRTADLVSAALDDMSGATSPRLHLELMVARVLASAGTADAGATADAAVQQAPAPVTQRAVPAPAVSAAPASPVSSAPSAPAVSTPTTAASETEHSYPADAPTEAPAAATSVPTGPVTYERVTAVWPAVLTRLESISRTSWLLATAVQPLAYGTDSEVLTLGFTSQHDVAKFKGSVPGSGPSDHLRTAIEQELGVRVKYLPAPLPTGAAARQGSADTPTARPQGDAGSADASEPARVGSTGAAGSTGSTAAANAEAGNAPEARDSDSAGRPSAASASSSRPQSRGASAPSVTEWAVAPIPTTVEAPVTVAPPAPQLPVDEEPAEVEAAASAVPSPVDGAIDSDEPPLPGDDDVPYFDDEPPYDPSYEPPASTQAAPARPAAAQAPTQDAPPARQVQPARPAPVISDRSPVAGGVQRYGEAVIRQVLGATFVREEPYEPPTRFA, encoded by the coding sequence GTGACCACAGCCCTCTACCGCCGCTACCGGCCCGAATCCTTCGGCGAGATGATCGGGCAGTCGCAGGTGACCGAGCCGCTGATGACCGCACTCCGCGGCGACCGGGTCGGGCATGCCTACCTCTTCTCCGGTCCACGCGGATGCGGAAAGACGACGTCTGCGCGTATTCTCGCCCGCTGTCTGAACTGCGCCGAGGGCCCGACCGACGTGCCATGCGGAACCTGCCCGAGCTGTGTGGAGCTTTCCCGTGCCGGTGGGGGATCGCTCGACGTGGTCGAGATCGACGCCGCCAGCCACAATGGCGTCGATGACGCGAGAGACCTCCGCGAGCGTGCGACGTTCGCCCCCAGTCGCGATCGCTACAAGATCTTCATCCTCGACGAGGCGCACATGGTGACCCCGCAGGGGTTCAATGCGCTCCTCAAGCTGGTGGAAGAGCCGCCGGAGCACGTGAAGTTCATCTTCGCGACGACCGAGCCCGAGAAGGTGCTCGGCACCATCCGTTCGCGCACCCACCACTATCCGTTCCGGCTGGTGCCTCCGGCGGCCATGCTCGAGTACGTCGCGAAGCTCTGCGGCGAAGAGGGCGTGATCGTCGAACAGGGCGTGCTGCCGCTCGTCGTCCGCGCCGGTGGCGGATCGCCGCGAGACACGTTGTCGCTGCTCGATCAGCTCATCGCCGGCTCGGACGCGCCGGCCGGGTCGGCGACCGTCACGGTCGGCTACGAGCGCGCGGTGGCGCTGCTCGGCTATACGCACGCGGCACTGCTTGACGAGATCGTCGACGCTCTCGCGGCCGCAGACGCGGCTGCTGCCTTCCCGGCGATCGACCGAGTGGTGCAGACCGGGCAGGACCCGCGGCGCTTCGTCGACGACCTGCTCGAGCGGCTGCGCGACCTCATCGTCATCGCGGCCGTAGGCCCCGGCGCATCGGCGGTGCTCCGCGGCATCACCGAGGACGTGCTGGAGCGGATGCGGGCGCAGGCGTCCGCGTTCGGTGCGGCACGGCTGTCTCGAACCGCCGACCTCGTCAGCGCCGCCCTCGACGACATGTCCGGGGCGACCTCGCCGCGCCTCCACCTCGAACTCATGGTCGCTCGCGTGCTCGCCAGCGCAGGAACAGCGGATGCCGGCGCCACTGCCGATGCGGCGGTTCAGCAGGCTCCGGCTCCGGTGACGCAGCGGGCAGTCCCGGCCCCGGCTGTGTCGGCGGCGCCCGCATCCCCGGTCTCCTCGGCGCCGTCAGCCCCCGCGGTCAGCACGCCGACGACTGCAGCGAGCGAGACAGAACACAGCTATCCGGCGGATGCGCCGACCGAGGCCCCCGCTGCGGCGACCTCCGTCCCGACCGGGCCGGTCACGTACGAGCGGGTCACCGCCGTCTGGCCCGCGGTGCTCACCCGGCTGGAGAGCATCAGTCGCACATCGTGGCTGCTCGCCACCGCCGTGCAGCCGTTGGCGTACGGCACCGACTCCGAAGTGCTTACGCTGGGGTTCACCAGTCAGCATGACGTCGCGAAGTTCAAGGGTTCGGTCCCCGGATCCGGTCCGTCCGATCACCTGCGCACGGCGATCGAGCAGGAACTGGGCGTGCGCGTGAAGTATCTGCCGGCGCCGCTTCCGACCGGGGCCGCGGCTCGTCAGGGCTCTGCCGACACGCCGACGGCACGCCCTCAGGGCGATGCGGGTTCCGCTGATGCTTCGGAGCCTGCGAGAGTCGGTTCCACCGGGGCAGCCGGATCCACCGGTTCAACCGCTGCTGCGAATGCCGAGGCGGGGAATGCTCCCGAAGCGAGGGACTCCGACTCCGCGGGAAGGCCGTCTGCGGCATCCGCTTCGTCATCCCGACCGCAGTCCCGCGGCGCGTCGGCGCCGTCGGTGACGGAATGGGCGGTCGCCCCGATCCCGACCACCGTCGAAGCTCCGGTCACCGTGGCACCCCCGGCGCCGCAGCTGCCCGTCGACGAGGAGCCGGCCGAGGTCGAGGCCGCCGCATCCGCTGTCCCCTCGCCGGTCGACGGCGCGATCGACTCCGATGAGCCGCCGCTTCCGGGCGACGATGACGTGCCGTACTTCGACGACGAGCCGCCATACGACCCCTCCTACGAGCCGCCGGCGTCGACACAGGCCGCGCCTGCCCGACCAGCGGCAGCACAGGCGCCCACTCAGGACGCACCGCCCGCTCGGCAGGTGCAGCCGGCCAGGCCGGCGCCGGTCATCTCCGACCGCAGCCCGGTCGCCGGTGGCGTGCAGCGCTACGGCGAGGCCGTGATCCGCCAGGTGCTCGGCGCCACGTTCGTGCGCGAAGAGCCCTACGAGCCGCCGACGAGGTTCGCCTGA
- the recR gene encoding recombination mediator RecR, with protein sequence MYDGIVQELIDEFGRLPGIGPKSAQRIAFHILQTPTFDVARLSELLTEVRIRVRFCEICGNVAEQERCAICRDPRRNPALICVVEDAKDVAAIERTREFRGLYHVLGGVISPIAGIGPDDLRIAQLMTRLADGTVQEVILATNPNLEGEATASYLSRLLTTMQITVSRLASGLPVGGDLEYADEVTLGRAFEGRRVL encoded by the coding sequence ATGTACGACGGCATCGTTCAGGAACTCATCGACGAGTTCGGGCGCCTCCCCGGCATCGGCCCGAAGTCCGCGCAGCGCATCGCGTTCCACATCCTGCAGACTCCGACGTTCGACGTCGCCCGGTTGTCCGAACTGCTCACCGAGGTGCGCATCCGGGTGCGCTTCTGCGAGATCTGCGGAAACGTCGCCGAGCAGGAGCGCTGCGCGATCTGCCGCGATCCGCGACGCAACCCGGCTCTGATCTGCGTGGTCGAAGACGCGAAAGACGTCGCGGCGATCGAACGCACCCGTGAGTTCCGGGGGCTGTACCACGTGCTCGGCGGCGTGATCAGTCCGATCGCCGGAATCGGCCCCGATGATCTGCGCATCGCCCAGCTGATGACGCGCCTCGCCGACGGCACGGTGCAGGAAGTCATCCTCGCCACCAACCCGAACCTCGAAGGCGAGGCGACGGCGAGCTATCTCAGCCGTCTGCTCACCACGATGCAGATCACCGTTTCTCGGTTGGCCTCCGGCCTCCCGGTCGGCGGCGATCTCGAGTACGCCGACGAAGTCACTCTCGGGCGAGCCTTCGAAGGGCGGCGCGTGCTGTGA
- the pta gene encoding phosphate acetyltransferase codes for MARSIYITSAEGHSGKSTVALGVLDAVMRVTPRVGVFRPIARSAEERDYVLELLLAHDGVQLDYDECVGVTYDDVREDPDRALSTIVSRFKAVEAQCDAVVIVGSDYTDVASPAELGYNARIAANLGAPVLLVLSGRDQQRQGEQLGTTTARTPEAIGQIAGLAIAELGEERAELFALVVNRADPDAMDRTIETLRSASTAATPVWAIPEDRSLIAPSMSGILTAVGGRLLKGDPELLGREVLSVVVAGMSMVNVLPRLTEDAVVVIPADRTEVLLATLLAHASGTFPRVSGIILNGPFPLPEPIDRLIDGFASAVAIIATDLGTYETTLRVMGTRGRVSVDSRRRYDTALGLFQTHVDITELTTQLGLAESRVVTPLMFEYGLIERARAERKRIVLPEGDDDRILKAAATLLAREVADLTILGDESEIRARATALGLDLTAAQILSPFDAELVERFATEYARLRAHKGITLAQAADTVTDVSYFGTMMVHLGLADGMVSGAAHTTAHTIRPSFEIIKTKPGVNVVSSVFLMALADRVLVYGDCAVIPDPTSAQLADIAISSAATARQFGIEPRVAMLSYSTGESGSGADVDKVREATALVRERDPELPVEGPIQYDAAADAAVAAAKLPGSAVAGRATVFVFPDLNTGNNTYKAVQRSAGAVAIGPVLQGLNKPINDLSRGALVDDIVNTVAITAIQAQGVDAGA; via the coding sequence GTGGCTCGGAGCATCTACATCACCTCGGCCGAAGGACACAGCGGCAAGTCGACCGTCGCGCTCGGCGTGCTCGACGCGGTGATGCGCGTGACCCCCAGAGTGGGGGTGTTCCGCCCGATCGCCCGGTCCGCCGAGGAACGCGACTATGTGCTGGAGCTCCTGCTCGCACACGACGGCGTGCAGCTCGACTACGACGAATGCGTCGGCGTCACCTACGACGATGTGCGCGAGGACCCGGATCGCGCCCTGTCCACGATCGTGTCGCGGTTCAAGGCGGTCGAGGCGCAGTGCGACGCCGTCGTCATCGTCGGCAGCGATTACACCGATGTCGCCAGTCCCGCGGAGCTCGGATACAACGCCAGGATCGCTGCGAACCTCGGTGCCCCGGTACTGCTCGTGCTCAGCGGTCGCGATCAGCAGCGCCAGGGAGAACAGCTCGGCACCACCACCGCGCGCACCCCGGAGGCGATCGGTCAGATCGCGGGGCTCGCGATCGCCGAACTCGGCGAGGAGCGTGCGGAACTGTTCGCACTCGTCGTCAACCGCGCCGACCCCGACGCGATGGACCGGACGATCGAGACCCTGCGATCCGCATCGACCGCAGCGACTCCCGTCTGGGCGATCCCGGAGGATCGCAGCCTCATCGCTCCGTCGATGAGCGGCATCCTCACGGCCGTCGGCGGCCGGCTCCTCAAGGGCGACCCCGAACTGCTCGGTCGCGAGGTGCTCAGTGTCGTCGTCGCCGGGATGTCGATGGTCAACGTGCTCCCTCGTCTCACCGAGGATGCCGTCGTGGTGATCCCGGCCGACCGCACCGAGGTGCTCCTCGCGACGCTGCTGGCGCACGCATCCGGCACCTTCCCGCGCGTGTCCGGAATCATCCTGAACGGGCCGTTCCCGCTGCCGGAGCCCATTGATCGGCTCATCGACGGCTTCGCCTCCGCGGTCGCGATCATCGCGACCGATCTCGGCACGTACGAGACGACCCTGCGGGTCATGGGCACGAGAGGGCGCGTCAGCGTCGACTCCCGCCGCCGCTACGACACAGCGCTGGGGCTCTTCCAGACGCACGTCGACATCACCGAGCTCACCACCCAGCTCGGCCTCGCGGAATCCCGCGTCGTCACTCCGCTGATGTTCGAGTACGGCCTCATCGAGCGCGCCCGCGCAGAGCGCAAGCGCATCGTCCTGCCCGAGGGCGACGACGATCGCATCCTCAAGGCGGCAGCCACCCTGCTGGCCAGGGAGGTCGCCGATCTCACGATCCTGGGCGACGAGTCCGAGATCCGCGCACGCGCCACCGCGCTGGGTCTCGACCTCACCGCCGCCCAGATCCTCAGCCCGTTCGACGCCGAACTCGTCGAGCGCTTCGCCACGGAGTATGCGCGGCTGCGGGCCCACAAGGGCATCACGCTCGCGCAGGCGGCGGACACGGTCACCGACGTCTCGTACTTCGGAACGATGATGGTGCATCTCGGCCTCGCCGACGGCATGGTCTCCGGAGCCGCGCACACCACGGCCCACACGATCCGCCCGTCGTTCGAGATCATCAAGACGAAGCCGGGGGTGAACGTCGTCTCCAGCGTGTTCCTGATGGCGCTCGCCGACCGGGTGCTCGTCTACGGCGACTGCGCCGTGATCCCGGACCCGACCAGCGCGCAACTCGCGGACATCGCGATCTCCTCGGCGGCGACCGCCCGCCAGTTCGGCATCGAGCCGCGCGTCGCCATGCTGTCCTACTCGACGGGGGAGTCGGGCTCCGGCGCGGACGTCGACAAGGTTCGCGAAGCGACGGCCCTGGTGCGGGAGCGGGATCCGGAGCTCCCAGTCGAAGGGCCGATCCAGTACGACGCGGCGGCGGATGCGGCGGTGGCCGCGGCCAAGCTGCCGGGGTCGGCCGTGGCCGGGCGAGCGACCGTGTTCGTGTTCCCCGATCTCAACACCGGCAACAACACCTACAAGGCGGTGCAGCGCTCCGCCGGCGCGGTGGCGATCGGTCCGGTCCTGCAGGGGCTGAACAAGCCGATCAACGACCTCTCACGCGGTGCCTTGGTCGACGACATCGTGAACACGGTCGCGATCACTGCGATCCAGGCTCAGGGAGTGGATGCCGGCGCATGA
- a CDS encoding acetate kinase, with amino-acid sequence MSAILVINSGSSSLKYSLIDVARERELAGGLIERIGQDISAVMHTVRQFAAPGEPAPTMLDATYKSELPIADHDRAFAVMLEQFAAHGPSLVEHPPVAVGHRVVHGGSRFVAPTLITQDVENEIEELSVLAPLHNPANLAGIVAARAVFDTVPHVAVFDTAFHQTLAPAAYTYAIDAALAADHQVRRYGFHGTSHQYVSEAAAAFLGRDLGSLKQIVFHLGNGASVTAVDGGRSVETSMGLTPLEGLVMGTRSGDIDAAALMHIARTAGYTIDDLDTLLNKHSGLLGLAGHSDMRDILAGVDAGEAASTLAFDVYIHRLRAYAGAYIAQLGGVDVISFTAGVGENAARVRAESMSTLGFAGIEIDAARNEARERGIRRISTDASSVVVLVVPTNEELQIARQTAELL; translated from the coding sequence ATGAGTGCGATCCTCGTCATCAACAGCGGGTCCTCGTCGCTGAAATACAGTCTCATCGACGTCGCGCGCGAGCGTGAACTGGCCGGCGGTCTCATCGAGCGGATCGGCCAGGACATCAGCGCGGTGATGCACACGGTGCGGCAGTTCGCAGCACCCGGCGAGCCCGCTCCCACGATGCTCGACGCCACGTACAAGAGCGAGCTGCCGATCGCCGACCACGATCGCGCGTTCGCGGTGATGCTGGAGCAGTTCGCCGCACACGGGCCGTCGCTCGTCGAGCATCCGCCCGTCGCCGTCGGCCACCGCGTCGTGCACGGAGGATCGCGCTTCGTCGCGCCGACACTGATCACGCAGGACGTCGAGAACGAGATCGAGGAGCTGTCGGTCCTCGCACCGCTGCACAACCCGGCCAACCTCGCCGGGATCGTCGCCGCGCGCGCCGTGTTCGACACCGTGCCGCACGTGGCCGTGTTCGACACCGCGTTCCATCAGACGCTGGCGCCGGCGGCCTACACCTACGCGATCGATGCCGCGCTCGCCGCAGACCATCAGGTGCGCCGCTACGGCTTCCACGGCACGAGCCATCAGTACGTGAGCGAGGCGGCCGCGGCGTTCCTCGGCCGCGATCTCGGATCGTTGAAGCAGATCGTGTTCCACCTCGGCAACGGCGCCTCGGTCACGGCCGTCGATGGCGGGCGGTCGGTGGAGACATCGATGGGGCTGACGCCGCTGGAGGGTCTGGTCATGGGCACTCGCTCCGGCGATATCGATGCGGCCGCACTGATGCACATCGCCAGGACCGCCGGTTACACGATCGACGATCTCGACACCCTGCTCAACAAGCACAGCGGTCTGCTGGGGCTCGCCGGACACAGCGACATGCGTGACATCCTCGCCGGGGTGGACGCGGGTGAGGCGGCATCGACACTCGCGTTCGATGTCTACATCCACCGACTGCGCGCCTACGCCGGGGCGTACATCGCGCAACTCGGCGGCGTGGATGTCATCTCGTTCACGGCAGGGGTCGGGGAGAACGCCGCGCGTGTGCGCGCGGAATCGATGTCGACGCTGGGCTTCGCTGGTATCGAGATCGATGCCGCCCGGAACGAGGCCCGCGAGCGGGGCATCCGGCGCATCTCCACCGACGCCTCCTCCGTCGTCGTCCTCGTCGTGCCGACGAACGAAGAGCTGCAGATCGCCCGCCAGACCGCTGAACTGCTCTGA
- a CDS encoding EamA family transporter codes for MTAHSGFTRRGWLLFGAMALLWGVPYLFISIAVESISPPAIVAGRTLIAALLLLPFAIRNGALRAALKHWPWVLAFGLIEMAGPFVLLGHAEMTLPSGLTGLLVATVPLFAALIALGGGDRGVLRPARAIGLVIGFVGVAIVVAGPGLFGGEMSLLAAGEVLLVAVLYAIAPFIVARKLADVPSLGTITLSLLMIGILYLPLGLLTQHRLPTVTSALALLALAVICTAVAFLAFFALIREVGPVRAPLFTYVNPVVAIILGAIVLAEPLTLGLVIGFPLIIIGCWFAGTGGRLRPAASPEPAPIPAP; via the coding sequence GTGACCGCGCACTCCGGTTTCACACGCCGCGGCTGGCTCCTCTTCGGGGCGATGGCCCTGCTCTGGGGCGTGCCCTACCTGTTCATCAGCATCGCCGTGGAGTCGATCTCGCCACCGGCGATCGTCGCCGGCCGAACTCTCATCGCCGCGCTGCTGCTGCTGCCGTTCGCGATCCGCAACGGCGCGCTGCGCGCCGCTCTGAAGCACTGGCCATGGGTGCTCGCCTTCGGCTTGATCGAGATGGCCGGTCCCTTCGTGCTGCTCGGCCATGCCGAGATGACGCTGCCGTCCGGCCTGACCGGGCTGCTCGTCGCTACCGTGCCGCTTTTCGCTGCACTCATCGCCCTCGGTGGCGGTGATCGCGGCGTGCTCCGCCCCGCTCGCGCGATCGGACTCGTCATCGGATTCGTCGGCGTCGCGATCGTGGTCGCCGGCCCTGGGCTGTTCGGCGGCGAGATGAGCCTGCTGGCCGCGGGCGAGGTGCTGCTGGTCGCGGTGCTCTACGCGATCGCGCCGTTCATCGTCGCGCGCAAACTCGCCGACGTGCCCTCGCTCGGCACGATCACCCTCTCACTGCTGATGATCGGCATCCTCTATCTGCCGCTCGGTCTCCTCACGCAGCACCGCCTGCCGACCGTGACCTCCGCTCTGGCGCTGCTGGCACTGGCCGTCATCTGCACGGCCGTCGCGTTCCTCGCATTCTTCGCGCTCATCCGTGAGGTCGGCCCGGTGCGCGCGCCGCTGTTCACCTACGTCAACCCGGTGGTCGCGATCATCCTCGGCGCGATCGTCCTCGCCGAGCCCCTGACGCTCGGCCTGGTCATCGGCTTCCCCCTGATCATCATCGGGTGCTGGTTCGCGGGCACCGGCGGGCGTCTCCGCCCCGCAGCGTCACCCGAGCCGGCGCCGATCCCCGCCCCCTGA
- a CDS encoding beta-phosphoglucomutase family hydrolase, which yields MPETLPDLLTAAGVLFDLDGVLTPTAEVHMSAWKTVFDEVFARWNIEPPYTDADYFDFVDGKKRYDGVASLLHSRNIEVPWGEIEDPPEAETICGIGNRKNAAFAASLRSTGIAPFPGSLALIESLRAAGLPLGVVSSSKNAEEVLAAAGIRDFFTVVVDGVVAERDGLASKPAPDMFREGARALGVDPATSVAVEDATSGAASAAAAGFATVVGVDRGAGADALRAAGATCIVDDLAQLITEPTETA from the coding sequence GTGCCCGAAACCCTGCCTGACTTGCTGACCGCGGCCGGCGTGCTCTTCGATCTCGACGGCGTGCTGACGCCCACCGCCGAGGTCCACATGAGCGCGTGGAAGACGGTCTTCGACGAGGTCTTCGCACGCTGGAACATCGAGCCGCCGTACACCGATGCCGACTACTTCGACTTCGTTGACGGCAAGAAGCGCTATGACGGCGTCGCGAGCCTGCTGCACAGTCGCAACATCGAGGTGCCGTGGGGTGAGATCGAGGATCCGCCCGAAGCCGAGACCATCTGCGGCATCGGCAATCGCAAGAACGCCGCCTTCGCGGCATCCCTCCGCAGCACCGGTATCGCACCGTTCCCCGGCTCTCTCGCCCTGATCGAGTCTCTGCGCGCCGCCGGGCTGCCTCTCGGCGTCGTGTCGAGCTCGAAGAACGCCGAAGAGGTGCTCGCCGCCGCCGGCATCCGCGACTTCTTCACCGTCGTGGTGGACGGGGTCGTCGCCGAGCGGGACGGCCTGGCATCCAAGCCCGCCCCTGACATGTTTCGCGAGGGCGCGCGTGCTCTCGGTGTCGACCCGGCAACGAGCGTCGCCGTCGAGGATGCGACCTCGGGGGCGGCATCCGCTGCCGCCGCCGGATTCGCCACTGTCGTCGGCGTCGACAGGGGAGCGGGCGCTGACGCCCTGCGCGCCGCCGGCGCCACCTGTATCGTCGACGACCTCGCCCAGCTCATCACCGAACCCACGGAGACCGCATGA
- a CDS encoding glycosyl hydrolase family 65 protein, with protein sequence MIDRDHFPVDPWRLIETRYSEEGVGETLFSVGNGYLGLRGNHIEGRGAHEHGTFINGLHETWPIRHAEQAYGFAEVGQTIVNAPDAKIMRVYVDDEPISFDEADVREYRRTLDMRTGVLERLVVWETPSGKRVRIRDERLVSFEERHLAILRLEVVVENSDAPVTISCQLLNRQDGAGVYSGTPAAAQKTGFDPRKAERIANRVLEPEEYWQDGLRSVLSYEVADSGMTVAVVADHVIETDNEYSARQLSEADTAKNVFRVQAKAGIPIRLTKLVSYHTSRGVPARELVDRCRRTLDRAAVEGVEAQFRKQADWLAAFWERSDVQIGGHDDLQQATRWCLLQLAQASARADGNGVPAKGLSGSGYSGHYFWDTEIYVLPFLTYTSPQWARNALRARVLMLPAARRRAAQLNEAGALFPWRTINGEEASAYYAAGTAQYHINADVSFALGKYVRATGDEEFLRREGADIAVETARLWATLGFWRTNEGIETFHIHGVTGPDEYTTVVNDNLFTNVMARYNLRYAARVVREIAENDPAAYAALVDRTDVAPEEPDAWDRAAEAMFIPFSESLGIHPQDSLFLERELWDLEHTPKEQHPLLLHFHPLVIYRFQVLKQADVVLALFLQGNHFTPDEKLADFEYYDPLTTGDSTLSAVVQSILAAEVGYQDLAKEYFAQSIFVDLGDLHHNAADGVHVASAGGVWTALVSGFGGMRDHAGELSFDPRLPADWPSLSFPMQWQGAVLQITVTRDELRVEVRAGQPVEFTVRGVAYTASVGADALVALADQGPLIPGRPTLRRFAGARRDDGTQLSASVPVITTAIPIIQQID encoded by the coding sequence ATGATCGACCGCGACCACTTCCCCGTCGACCCGTGGCGTCTCATCGAGACGCGCTATTCCGAGGAGGGCGTCGGCGAGACGCTGTTCTCCGTAGGCAACGGCTATCTCGGCCTGCGCGGCAACCACATCGAGGGCCGTGGAGCGCACGAGCACGGCACGTTCATCAACGGGCTGCACGAGACCTGGCCGATCCGGCACGCCGAGCAGGCCTACGGGTTCGCCGAGGTCGGTCAGACGATCGTCAACGCGCCGGACGCCAAAATCATGCGGGTGTACGTCGATGACGAACCCATCTCGTTCGACGAGGCGGATGTGCGCGAGTACCGGCGCACCCTCGACATGCGCACCGGCGTGCTGGAGCGGCTCGTGGTCTGGGAGACGCCGTCCGGCAAGCGCGTGCGCATCAGGGATGAGCGCCTCGTCAGCTTCGAGGAGCGGCATCTGGCGATCCTGCGGCTCGAGGTCGTCGTGGAGAATTCCGACGCGCCGGTCACGATCAGCTGCCAGCTGCTGAACCGTCAGGACGGCGCCGGTGTCTACTCCGGCACTCCGGCTGCGGCGCAGAAGACCGGATTCGATCCGCGCAAGGCGGAGCGCATCGCCAACCGCGTGCTGGAGCCGGAGGAGTACTGGCAGGACGGACTGCGCTCCGTCCTCTCGTACGAGGTCGCCGACTCGGGGATGACCGTCGCGGTCGTCGCCGACCACGTCATCGAGACGGACAACGAGTACAGCGCCCGCCAGCTCAGTGAGGCGGACACCGCCAAGAACGTGTTCCGGGTGCAGGCCAAGGCAGGCATCCCGATTCGGCTCACGAAGCTCGTCAGCTATCACACATCCCGCGGCGTGCCGGCTCGTGAGCTCGTCGACCGTTGCCGTCGCACGCTCGACCGGGCGGCGGTGGAGGGCGTCGAGGCGCAGTTCCGCAAGCAGGCCGACTGGCTGGCGGCGTTCTGGGAGCGCAGCGATGTGCAGATCGGCGGTCACGACGACCTGCAGCAGGCCACCCGCTGGTGCCTCCTGCAGCTCGCCCAGGCGTCGGCGCGCGCCGACGGCAACGGCGTGCCGGCCAAGGGGCTGTCCGGCTCCGGCTACAGCGGCCACTACTTCTGGGACACCGAGATCTATGTGCTCCCGTTCCTCACCTACACCTCGCCGCAGTGGGCCAGGAACGCCCTGCGTGCCCGTGTCCTGATGCTTCCAGCCGCGCGCCGTCGCGCCGCGCAGCTGAACGAGGCCGGAGCGCTCTTCCCGTGGCGGACCATCAACGGCGAGGAGGCCTCCGCGTACTACGCGGCCGGCACCGCGCAGTACCACATCAACGCCGACGTGAGCTTCGCGCTCGGCAAGTACGTCCGTGCGACCGGTGATGAGGAGTTCCTCCGGCGGGAGGGCGCCGACATCGCGGTGGAGACCGCGCGGCTGTGGGCGACGCTCGGGTTCTGGCGCACCAACGAAGGCATCGAGACCTTCCACATCCACGGCGTCACCGGTCCTGACGAGTACACGACGGTCGTCAACGACAACCTCTTCACGAACGTCATGGCGCGGTACAACCTCCGCTATGCCGCACGGGTGGTGCGGGAGATCGCCGAGAACGACCCGGCCGCGTACGCCGCGCTGGTGGATCGCACCGATGTGGCGCCGGAGGAGCCGGATGCCTGGGACCGCGCCGCCGAGGCCATGTTCATCCCGTTCAGCGAGAGCCTCGGCATCCATCCGCAGGACTCGCTGTTCCTGGAACGCGAGCTCTGGGATCTGGAGCACACTCCGAAGGAGCAGCATCCGCTGCTGCTGCACTTCCACCCGCTGGTGATCTACCGGTTCCAGGTGCTCAAGCAGGCCGACGTGGTGCTCGCGCTGTTCCTACAGGGCAACCACTTCACCCCCGACGAGAAACTCGCCGACTTCGAGTACTACGATCCGCTGACCACCGGCGATTCCACGCTGTCCGCGGTGGTGCAGTCGATCCTGGCGGCGGAGGTCGGCTACCAGGATCTCGCCAAGGAGTACTTCGCGCAGTCGATCTTCGTCGACCTCGGAGATCTGCACCACAACGCGGCCGACGGCGTGCACGTGGCGTCGGCCGGCGGCGTGTGGACGGCGCTGGTGTCCGGCTTCGGCGGGATGCGGGATCACGCGGGCGAGCTCAGCTTCGACCCGCGCCTTCCGGCGGACTGGCCATCGCTGTCGTTCCCGATGCAATGGCAGGGGGCGGTGCTGCAGATCACGGTGACACGCGACGAACTGCGTGTCGAGGTGCGAGCGGGACAACCGGTCGAGTTCACGGTACGCGGTGTTGCGTACACGGCATCGGTCGGAGCCGATGCCCTCGTCGCTCTCGCGGATCAGGGACCGCTGATCCCCGGACGGCCGACGCTGCGCCGTTTCGCCGGCGCGCGACGGGACGACGGGACGCAGCTCTCGGCATCCGTTCCGGTGATCACGACGGCGATCCCGATCATCCAACAGATCGACTGA